From a single Bemisia tabaci chromosome 10, PGI_BMITA_v3 genomic region:
- the LOC109038050 gene encoding uncharacterized protein isoform X3: protein MRCLCTKSQTHHCKVVLLDEQELLHEIQDNTRGQELVDLVFRHLNLLETAYFGLRYIDANNQTHWLDNAKRVVKQLRGKDTLTLYFGVKFYAVDPCKLLEEITRYQFFLQVKQDILQGRLPVTPELAAELGAYVVQSELGDYDPRRHSPGYVSEFRFVANQTAELETKIAQIHKELVGQLPCEAELNYLDKVKWLEMYGVDLHPVLGDDNVEYFLGLTPTGVIVLRNKNKVANYYWTRISKIYSKGKYFMLRVCDKNNEENTYGFETPSRAACKHLYKCSAEHHSFFRLVQVLPNPPDILTSRFSSRTEKLSGRSLQLSLRNPPNFVRTPSRRYQRRIVEGALDPSKAEDPPPPTPKENVPPAEVKTVSIPQPVYSVRRSDSPRSTRSAPWGPRGSPQSVRAGLFSGSSPRSVRSAGPHRRHHHRRSSSVESHSSNDSHSCRRRRHRSRRGSDCESELSRCSGKSHHSHRRPRHRSRKTSHSDRESSKHSNYQLVESESQWKEVQRRRGEGSESLATASVSRPRSSGHHNSGMETESERSYHHHHRRKHRKHRSRSPSSDKSSRLPDELKQHLEFSLVETEGMSESQLKEIPYKVVETNTAKSALRVRLSPSNKRKLAPRRTKSNNSLKDGPPSNGDSPPPPYSESPVLSDLNKNNSKSNSQLPRIPARSQPSRPPCSALYGNPGTLLGRTPFLHGSQNSVDLLDHSAWNSTPKRSDHSPQSSPYNSIGLPLPNQQKIWSSPEVRGTVGLPWPSIMEGFYQPGAKSMSNGYYPSNLYNNQQLGEPMSANQNILEHGLRNVQRPSDTSMQRSSSINSGLNKQKEGLPSSLSNHSGRFTRGCAVETGVLGSHTITPNGSIAWPNSNNSMRGKLREKPELRERQEPRNVNRSPALAQRLNSSGNVNHPPPVPSPESKQYVTNSFSADLLNWNYPSPNQPTAKMFGAESDSTNANSWNYPNLSNHTNSGPERKEFSKPDFVNANGWAPKPDAVNGWSYALDNQWSEADSNLNTKLTNGSLEDLLSRSSPNGSLKRWDQRSPSMSMKGKNISPNSSLPMHPNGWQRNSNKAGDRGPLYLSAQAYENENENGNNESKTSLQNSEVNNNGRIIDEMSTEL, encoded by the exons gtatcaatttttcctgcaagtGAAACAAGATATTCTCCAAGGACGACTTCCAGTGACTCCAGAGCTTGCGGCCGAGTTAGGAGCTTACGTTGTTCAAT CGGAACTTGGCGACTATGACCCCAGGCGTCACTCCCCTGGCTACGTATCCGAATTCCGGTTCGTGGCGAACCAAACGGCCGAATTGGAAACTAAGATCGCTCAAATCCACAAGGAGTTGGT AGGCCAGTTACCATGCGAGGCAGAACTCAATTATCTGGATAAAgtcaagtggttagaaatgtaCGGGGTCGATCTTCATCCCGTCTTG GGCGATGACAATGTAGAGTATTTTTTAGGACTCACTCCGACAGGTGTTATTGTGCTCAGGAATAAAAACAAAGTCGCAAATTATTACTG GACGAGGATatcaaaaatttactcaaaGGGAAAATACTTCATGCTCCGTGTTTGTGataaaaat aaTGAAGAAAACACCTACGGATTTGAGACTCCTTCCAGGGCAGCCTGCAAGCATTTGTACAAATGTAGTGCTGAACATCATTCTTTCTTCAGACTAGTTCAAGTTTTACCAAATCCTCCAGATATCCTTACCTCTAGATTTAG TAGCAGAACAGAAAAATTGTCTGGTCGCAGCCTTCAGCTCAGTCTCCGAAAccctccaaattttgttcgaactCCTAGTCGCCGTTATCAAAGACGGATTGTTGAAGGGGCGTTAGATC CATCTAAAGCAGAGGACCCTCCTCCCCCTACGCCTAAGGAAAACGTACCACCAGCTGAAGTCAAAACCGTATCCATTCCTCAACCAGTTTATTC TGTGCGAAGAAGCGACTCACCGCGCAGCACACGTAGTGCTCCATGGGGCCCTCGAGGAAGTCCTCAAAGTGTGCGTGCCGGTTTGTTCTCTGGTTCATCACCACGCTCAGTCCGCTCAGCCGGTCCACACAGACGCCATCATCACCGCCGCTCATCTAGTGTAGAAAGCCATAGTTCAAATGATTCTCATTCTTGTCGAAG GCGCAGGCATAGAAGTAGGAGAGGCTCTGACTGTGAAAGCGAATTGTCAAGGTGCTCAG GTAAATCTCATCATAGTCATCGTAGACCAAGACATCGCAGTAGAAAAACATCGCACAGTGATAGAGAATCCTCAAAACACAGTAATTACCAGTTGGTTGAGTCCGAAAGTCAGTGGAAAGAGGTCCAAAGGAGACGTGGTGAGGGTTCTGAGAGCCTAGCAACAGCGAGCGTCAGTCGTCCACGTTCTTCAGGACATCACAATAGCGGCATGGAAACGGAGAGTGAGAGATCGTACCATCATCATCACAGGAGAAAACATCGCAAGCATCG ATCCCGCTCACCATCATCAGATAAATCTTCTCGATTGCCGGACGAACTTAAGCAGCATCTGGAATTCTCATTGGTTGAAACTGAAGGAATGAGTGAGTCGCAGCTTAAGGAAATTCCATACAAAGTGGTCGAGACGAATACTGCCAAATCCGCACTGCGAGTGCGTTTGTCACCCTCAAATAAACGGAAATTAGCTCCACGGAGGACAAAAAG CAACAATTCACTTAAAGACGGGCCTCCGAGTAATGGTGACAGTCCACCGCCTCCGTACAGTGAAAGTCCTGTCCTGTCTGATCTCAACAAAAACAACAGCAAGTCTAACTCCCAGCTGCCCAG gATACCAGCAAGGAGCCAGCCATCGCGGCCACCGTGCTCTGCATTGTATGGAAACCCAGGGACTCTCTTGGGCCGAACCCCATTTTTGCATGGCAGTCAAAACAGTGTTGATCTCCTTGACCATTCAGCGTG GAACTCGACCCCAAAACGATCGGACCATTCACCTCAAAGTTCTCCTTACAATTCAATTGGCTTGCCTCTGCC GAACCAACAGAAGATTTGGTCAAGTCCTGAAGTACGAGGCACCGTTGGACTGCCCTGGCCATCCATCATGGAAGGCTTTTACCAACCTGGTGCCAAGTCTATGTCGAACGGCTATTACCCAAGCAACTTGTACAATAACCAACAGCTCGGTGAACCTATGAGCGCAAATCAAAACATTCTGGAACATGGCCTTCGCAATGTCCAACGACCCAGCGATACCTCCATGCAGCGGTCCTCCTCCATAAACTCAGGCCTCAACAAACAAAAAGAAGGCCTCCCCAGTTCGCTTTCGAACCATTCGGGCCGATTCACACGCGGCTGTGCTGTGGAAACGGGTGTGTTGGGCAGTCATACAATCACACCCAATGGCAGTATCGCGTGGCCCAACTCTAACAATAGCATGCGGGGCAAACTTCGAGAAAAGCCAGAGCTGCGCGAAAGGCAGGAGCCAAGAAATGTTAATCGAAGTCCTGCGTTAGCTCAGAGACTCAATAGCTCAGGGAACGTAAACCACCCTCCTCCTGTGCCAAGTCCTGAAAGTAAACAGTATGTTACCAACTCTTTCTCCGCTGATCTGCTCAATTGGAACTATCCAAGCCCAAACCAACCCACTGCCAAGATGTTCGGAGCGGAAAGTGATTCGACAAATGCTAACAGTTGGAACTATCCAAACCTCTCAAACCACACAAACTCAG GTCCTGAAAGAAAGGAATTTTCAAAACCAGACTTCGTGAACGCCAATGGTTGGGCACCAAAACCGGATGCTGTGAATGGCTGGAGCTACGCTTTAGATAACCAGTGGAGCGAAGCAGATTCAAACCTAAATACAAAGCTCACCAATGGATCACTTGAAGATCTCCTCTCTCGATCCAGTCCGAATGGATCGTTGAAGAGGTGGGATCAGCGCAGTCCAAGCATGAGCATGAAAGGCAAAAACATCTCGCCGAACAGCTCACTACCGATGCATCCTAACGGGTGGCAACGCAATAGTAACAAGGCTGGTGATCGTGGACCGCTGTACCTGTCAGCGCAAGCTTATGAAAACGAGAATGAAAAT GGGAACAATGAATCTAAGACGTCGTTGCAGAATTCTGAGGTCAACAATAATGGCCGGATCATAGATGAAATGAGCACTGAATTATAA